From Cydia splendana chromosome 4, ilCydSple1.2, whole genome shotgun sequence, one genomic window encodes:
- the LOC134789495 gene encoding DNA-directed RNA polymerases I, II, and III subunit RPABC4 yields MADTSNKEQSVTKVPMIYVCGECHRENEIKPRDPIRCRECGYRIMYKKRTKRLVVFDAR; encoded by the exons ATGGCAGACACATCTAATAAAGAACAGTCTGTTACCAAAGTTCCAATGATATATGTTTGTGGAG aatGCCATAGAGAGAACGAAATTAAACCAAGAGATCCTATCAGATGTCGAGAATGCGGATATCGAATTATGTACAAGAAGAGGACTAAAAGAT TGGTCGTATTCGATGCACGGTGA
- the LOC134789810 gene encoding ARL14 effector protein: MHFLDNFDPVTSERERRKLNRKNYFGNRKSKSIYNEHGEIAATGRDVCDCLDEKCPGCHFPCPKCSSCKCGHECRINRKWMYDRIEIEGNDTIIKNEYKHK; the protein is encoded by the exons ATGCATTTTCTAGACAACTTTGACCCAGTAACATCTGAGCGTGAACGTCGTAAGCTGAACCGTAAAAACTATTTTGGAAA TCGTAAAAGTAAATCAATATACAACGAACATGGTGAAATAGCGGCCACAGGTAGAGATGTATGTGATTGCTTGGACGAAAAGTGCCCTGGATGCCACTTCCCATGTCCGAAATGCAGTTCTTGTAAATGTGGCCACGAATGCAG gatAAATCGAAAATGGATGTATGACAGGATTGAGATAGAGGGCAATGATACTATAATTAAAAATGAATACAAACACAAATAA